The following are encoded together in the Brassica napus cultivar Da-Ae chromosome A9, Da-Ae, whole genome shotgun sequence genome:
- the LOC106366595 gene encoding protein PHLOEM PROTEIN 2-LIKE A10, whose protein sequence is MDILRLGSISPHRRRKWLILLSLLGVSSYGAYKAYNSPYIAAKRKRLTNLFEGIASFAELVTDSAETITLVSRDLKQFLESDSDEIPNSLKQIAKITKSKEFTESISRVSEALAVGVLRGYNVDNNVEAESNPSVLFSEAGTGFVSVLVGSFAKNLVLGFYEVDETSVETTTNPRWMSLLCDDKFREVLADCIERFTSAAVTVYIEKTAGVNTYDQIFSGLTNPKHRDRARDVLVSVCNGALETFVRTSRQVFTSSEEETVRDSSSFGGNGWAEMLTTTLAVPSNRKFMFDVTGRVTLETMRSILEFVVLKTSQSFRRSLDAVQEEVTDRGRQVVGYVGAKSSVIITLCLAVYLHVVNRFVRGSPVCLNQHF, encoded by the coding sequence ATGGACATTCTTCGATTAGGTTCGATTTCACCTCATAGAAGAAGGAAATGGCTGATTCTATTATCCCTTCTCGGAGTCTCGAGCTACGGAGCTTACAAAGCTTACAACTCCCCATACATCGCCGCGAAGAGGAAGCGTCTCACGAACCTCTTCGAAGGAATCGCTTCCTTCGCCGAGCTAGTCACCGACTCAGCAGAGACGATAACTCTCGTCTCCCGAGACTTGAAGCAGTTTCTCGAATCCGACTCCGACGAAATCCCAAACAGCTTGAAACAGATTGCGAAAATCACCAAATCGAAAGAGTTCACCGAGTCAATATCTAGGGTTTCCGAGGCCCTAGCCGTCGGTGTCCTCCGCGGTTATAACGTCGATAACAACGTCGAAGCAGAATCGAATCCAAGCGTTTTATTCTCAGAGGCGGGAACTGGTTTCGTCTCAGTTCTCGTCGGTAGCTTCGCGAAGAATCTCGTTCTTGGATTCTACGAGGTTGATGAAACTAGCGTCGAAACGACGACGAATCCTAGGTGGATGAGTTTGTTATGCGATGACAAGTTTAGAGAGGTGTTAGCTGATTGCATAGAGAGATTCACTAGTGCCGCTGTAACCGTCTATATAGAGAAAACGGCCGGGGTCAACACTTACGACCAGATATTCTCTGGCTTGACGAATCCGAAACATCGAGATAGAGCGCGAGACGTTCTCGTCTCGGTCTGTAACGGAGCTCTCGAGACGTTCGTGAGAACGTCTCGCCAAGTCTTCACATCTTCGGAAGAAGAAACCGTTAGGGATTCTTCTTCCTTTGGTGGAAATGGATGGGCGGAGATGCTCACGACTACGTTAGCGGTTCCGAGCAATAGGAAGTTTATGTTCGATGTTACGGGAAGAGTGACGCTGGAGACGATGAGATCGATTCTTGAGTTTGTGGTGTTGAAGACGTCGCAGAGCTTTAGGAGGAGTTTGGATGCGGTTCAAGAAGAGGTTACGGATAGAGGACGGCAAGTTGTTGGGTATGTTGGTGCTAAATCTTCGGTGATAATCACTCTTTGCCTTGCGGTTTACCTTCATGTTGTGAACCGCTTTGTTCGAGGTTCTCCGGTTTGTTTAAACCAACATTTCTAG
- the LOC125577858 gene encoding classical arabinogalactan protein 9-like → MAPRRKSRAPSYRDLFGDDGSGTSSSGPSSSGPSSSTAVPDSQPSQRVAWSPPPPQMPPPQMPPPHMPPPPPPAAAPEPVPEGAVHPDLRVPSYAPFARYTVEDLLAQPGREGLDVLDPDRPRGTYW, encoded by the coding sequence atggctcctagaagaaAATCCAGAGCACCTAGTTATAGAGATTTGTTTGGCgacgatggttccggtacatcttcttccggtccatcgtcttctggTCCATCATCCTCCAccgcagttccagactctcagccttctcagagagttgcttggagtcctcctccaccgcagatgcctccaccgcaAATGCCTCCACCGcatatgcctccacctcctcctccagcggctgcacctgagcctgtcccagaaggtgcagttcatccggatttgcgtgtgccttcatatgccccattcgcgagatatacggtagaggatttgcttgcccagcccggacgagagggtttggatgttctagaccccgatagaccccgaggaacttattggtaa